The Curtobacterium herbarum genome contains the following window.
GAGCAGCAGCAGCTTCGCCTCGGTGTTGATGCCGGTGCGCTGCGACGAGGTGGCGAGGAAGGTCGCCCCGACCTCGACCCGACGGTTCGCCCGGTCGAGGTTCAGGAAGGTGGTGGCCCCGACGACCCGGCCGGTCGGGCGGTCCCGCACGGCGAAGGGCACCATCCGACCCGCGGCCTGCTCGGACAGCCGGCGCTCGATGTCCGCCTCGACCTGCGACGGCGCGGGGACGGACGTGTACCAGGCACGCCAGAGGTCGCCGTCCGCGACCGCTGCCCGGAGGTCGTCCGCGTGCTCGGGCGACAGCGGCTCGAGCGTGACGCGGTCGCCGGTGAGGGTGGGCGCGGGGTCGGTCTCCATGGCATCGGATCGTACCGGCCGGCGCGGACACCCCGGGTCCGGGCGAGTGCGCTCGGCTCGGTATCGTGTCGGCGTGCAGGAGCGAGGCCAGCGGCGGTACCAGGTGCGGTTCGGGTGGGGTGCGGCGGCGGCCGCCCGGCTCGCGACGGACGCGCACCTCCTCGTCTGGGTCGACGTCCTCCCGGCAGCGGGGACGGACGGCCCGCGCGTCCCCCTCGCGCTGCTGCCGGACGGGCCGGAGGTCGTGCTCGGCCACCTGGGGAACGTGACGGCGGTCGCGGAACGGGTGCTGCGCCTCCAGGCCGACCGTGGGGACCGCTGTGTCGTGGCCGTCGTCGCGGCCGGCCAGACCGACGAACCGATCGGCGACGGAGCGGTGGACGACGCCGGCGCGTTCCCGGGCGCGTCCGCGGAGCCCGGGTTCGCCGTCGAGGACCTGCTCGCCGCCGGCGCCGTCGTCGACGCCCTCGTGACGTGCGGGGTCGACCACACCTCACCCGAGGCGGCGGCGGCCTGCGCGGCGTGGACGGGCCTCCGTCGGGCGGCGACGCACCTGGTGACCGCGTCCGAGTCGGCGGGCGCCATCGGCGTCGAGCGGGTGCACGCGGCGCTCGCCGTCGGACCGGAGCTCGTCACGCTGCGACCGTCCACCGAGCGGGCGTAACGTCCCGAGTCGACCGCCGTCCCACCGACGGCGACGAACGAGGAGTGAGCCATGCAGGCACTGATCGGTGACACCGTCATCGCGGAGGCCCCGGAGACGGACCTCATCCAGATCGAGGGCAACTGGTACTTCCCGCCGGCGAGCGTGAAGACCGAGCTCTTCAGCGAGAGCCCCACGCAGTACCACTGCCCGTGGAAGGGCGACACGCAGTACTGGACCGTGACCGTCGACGGGCAGCAGCACGTCGACGCAGCGTGGTCCTACCCGCAGCCGATCCCGACGTCGTTCGACCGCGTCGGCAAGGACTACAGCGGGTACGTCGCGTTCTGGAAGGACGCCAAGGTCTCCGAGTGAGGCCGCGCGGCCGCACCGCCCCGTGCGGTGCGGCCGCCACCCCCCTGGCCCTGGTTGGCCCCGCCGGTGTCCTCAGCCCGTGACGGTGAGCACGATCAGCGCGACGTTCAGCGCGACGATCACCGCCGCGATGAGCCAGGCGAGCACCTTCGTGCCGAGCGCGTTGACGTCGTCACCCATGACGCTCCGCCGTGACGTGTAGGTCACCAGCGGCACGATCGCGAAGGCGATCCCGAAGCTCAGCACCACCTGGCTGATCACCAGCAGCTGTGTCGGGTCGTACCGCAGCGCCAGCAGCACGATCGCCGGCACGAGCGTGACCAGTCGCCGGACGACGAGCGGCACCCGCACGTGCAGCAGGCCGTGCATGATCTCCGCCCCGGCCATGCAGCCGACGGAGGTGGATGCGAGCCCGGACGCCAGCAGCCCGACCGAGAAGAGCACCCCGACCACAGGGCCGACGTTCTCGGCGATGGCGTGCTGCGCTCCCGGGATCGAGTCGGTGCCGGACACCCCCTGCAGCGTGGCCGCGGCGAGGACGAGCATCGCGATGTTCACCCCGCCGGCGAGGACGAGCGCCAGGGCCACGTCCCACCGCGTCGCCACCAGCACGCGCCGGCGCTCGGGGCCGACGGCGGTGTCCCCGTGCCGGTCGCGGGCCAGGGCTGAGTGCAGGTACACCGCGTGCGGCATGACCGTCGCGCCGAGCATCGACGCGGCGAGCAGCACCGAGCCGGAGTCGGCGAACCGCGGGGCGATCCCCGCGACGAGCGCCGCGGGCGAGACCTGCGCGAACAGCAGCCCGGCGCAGAACCCGATCGTCAGCACCGCGAGCATCGCCGTGACGACGGCCTCGAAGGTCCGGGCGCCGCGGTGGTGCTGGAGCAGCAGGATCGCCATCGACACCACGCCGGTGATCAGTCCGCCGACCACGAGCGGGACGCCGAAGAGCAGGTGCAGGGCGAGGGCGCCGCCGATCACCTCTGCGACGTCGGTGGCGGCGGCGACGACCTCGGCCTGCGCCCAGAACAGCAGCCGGGGTGTGCGGCGCATCCGCAGACCGAGCAGTTCGGGCAGGGACCGGCCGGTGACGATGCCGAGCTTCGCGGAGAGGTACTGGACGACGACGGCACTGGCGTTCGCGGCGATCAGCACCCACAGCAGCAGGTAGCCGTAGCGGGCGCCCGCGGTCAGGTTCGCGGCGACGTTGCCGGGGTCGACGTAGGCGATCGCCGCGACGAACGCCGGACCGAGCAGGCCCAGTCCGGTGGCGCGGCGGCCCGGCGGGCGCTGGCCCACGACCGGGGTGGCGGTGTCCGTCATGCCTCCACCATGCCAGAGGTTTCGGCCTGCCGAATCCAGACTTTCGGTGCGCCGTCCGATCTGCGCGGGATCGGTCGCTCTCCGCACGCTCGGCTCGCGGTGTGTTCGGCTCGGACGGCCGCGTCGTGCGCTCGGCTCAGACGGCCGCGCGGCGGGCCCGGTGGGCGCGGACCTTCGCCCGGTTGCCGCAGCGCTGCATCGAGCACCAGCGGCGCGTGCCGCCGCGCGAGGAGTCGTAGAACACCAGGCCGCAGTCCGGCGCCGAGCACCGACTCAGGCGGGCCGGGCGCCCCTCCGCCTCGACGTCGTCGAAGCCGACCTCGGTGAGCAGGGCGACGGCGTCGCGCGCGACGCTCGACAGTGCCTGTGCGAGCCGCACCCGGTTCGCCCCGGCACGGCGTCGGCCACCCGGGAGGCTCGGGGGCACGTCCGGCAGGGCGGCGAACAGGTTCACCGTGTCGATGTCGTCCGGCGCCGGCCGGGTCCGTCCGGTGCCGGCGCGGAGGCCGACGGCGACAGCGGTCCGGTCGGCAGCCGAGTCCGCGGGTGCCGGGGCGGCCGCGGTGGCCAGGCGGGCGATCGCGGCCCGGAGTGCGCGGGCGTCCTGCAGCTCGCGCGCGGTCGCACCGAGGTCGATCGGTTCGGTGTGCAACCCGAGCCACTCGTCGAGGTCCGCGGGCGTGGCCAGCAGCTCCCCGAGGTGTCCGCGGGGGCGGCGCCGGTCCGGGTCGTCGGCGAACCCACCGGTGTGTGCGAAGTCCAGGGCGATCCGGCCCGCATCGAAGAACCACGACGACCCGGCATCGGTCCGGATGTCCTGCCCTGTTCGCATCCGCCCAGGCTAACGGGTGAGCGGCGCGCCTCCGGCACGATCTGTCGAATCTAGGATAGTCGCCTCGGTCCGACGGTGCCAGGTGATGACGTTCCGCTCGTCGAACCGCCGCCCACAGCGGGCACACGCCAGCGGCCGGGTGGGCGTCCGGTAGCGGAAGTGCTCGTGTCCCGCAGGACAGCTCCCCACCCACGGGGCGAGTTCACTGGCGATCGGGCCGTCGTGCAGCCGCGAGCCGGTGTAGCCGAGCCCCCGGGCGGTCCGACGCCATGCGGGGCCGTGTCCGGCGCGCGGCCCGCTCAGCGCGTGCGCGATCTCGTGCAGCAGCACCTGCTCGACGTCCTCGGGTGTGAACCGGGTGGCGAGGTGCCGACTCACCGTGATCCGGCGACGGGCGAAGTCGCACTGGCCGGCGCGGGTCTTCGCGTTGTCGAACGCGAACGCCCACGAGCCGTCGGGCAGATGCCGGCCCATCAGCTCCGCGGCGCGGGTCCGGACGTCGTCGAGCAGCGTCACTCGTCCCGGTCCGTGCTGGACGGACGAGCCAGCCGACCCCAGAGCGAGTCGCCCTCGGTCCGAGCGGCGTCCGGGGCACCGAGCACCCGACGCGGGGTCGCCGGGGGCTGCGCCGACGGCTCCGCCGGGCGGACGACGGGGGCGGCGTCGGTGCGCACCGCGAAGTCGCGGGCGGTCCGGGGACGCTCGGCGTCGGGTGCGACCGCGGGCTGCGTCATGGAGGCCCGGAGTGCGGCCTCGACGGCGGTGCGGAGCGCCTCGGTGCGCTCCGACGGGGCGCCGGCAGCGCGGAACGCGTCGTACGACCGGCTGAGGACGGCGCGGGCCTCCTCGAAGCGGGACAGCTCGTACAGGGACCAGCCCTCGAGCTCGGCGGCGGCGCCCTCGAGCTCCGGCCACTCCTCGGTCGCGGCGGTGTCCCGCGCCATCGAGGCCTCGGTCGCCGCACGCTCGTACCGGCCGAGGTCGTGCAGGATGTGGGCGCGGCGGATCCGGGCCGCTTCCTTGTCCTGGCGCTCGCCGGTGAACATCGTCAGCCGGAAGACCTCCTCTGCGACGGTCAGCGCCTCGTCCAGACGCCCGAGCAGCCGGAGCAGCTCGGCACGTTCGGCCAGCGCGTCGGTGCTGCGGCTCTGCCCGAGGTCCCGCAGGCGGTCCTGCACGGCCTGGACGTCGACGGCGGGGCGCAGGCTGATCGGCGCGAAGGTGCTGCCCGGGCTGACCCCGGCGGTCACCGGGGCGGCATGACGGGGCTCCCGGGCCTGGTCGGCGCGGTCGTGGTCTCGGCGTTCGTCGGGCGGGAGGGACATCAGGGTCGAGGGTATCCGCGTCGCGCCGGGAGGTGACCGTGCCACGCGCACGAACGCAGACGGCCCGCCCCGGGAGTCCAGGACGGGCCGTGTGGTGTCGATCTGCTGGTCACATGCCGGAGACGGACCCGGCGATGGCGCTGCCGTACAGGGCGATGGCCACGACGACGGCGACGAGGGCGAGCACGACGGCCAGGACACCCCAGACGCGTCCCCGCTTCGTGGCGATCGCGATGATCCCCTGCACGATCGCCCAGAGGCCGAACAGCGAGCCGATCCCGAAGACGACCACGCCGGTGCCGAGCGACGACATCGCGGCGGGGTCCTGCATGAGCTGGCGCTGGAGTTCCTGCGGGTCGCCCGCGCCACCGTTCGCCGCGTAGTCCTGCAGGGCCTGGCTGTTCCCGAGGCCGTTGCCGAGCAGGACCCCGGCGACGACGCCGAGCACGAGCGCGACGACGCCGACGAAGAAGGCGATGATGCCGACGGTCTTCTTCTTCTTGGCGGGTTCGTCGTGCGCGTTCCAGGCGGGGGCTCCGGCCTGCTGCTGGTCGCCGTACTGCTGCGGCTGCTGGCTGTACTGCTGCTGGCCGTACTGGTCGCCCTGCTGCCCGTACTGCTGCTGCCCGCCCTGCTGCCCGTACTGCTGCTGCTGGTCGTGCTGGCCCCACTGCGGCGCCGACTGCTGCTGGTACTGCTGCGTCGGCTGGTCCTCGTACCGGGGGGCTCCGCCCTGCTCCGGGCTGACGCGCTCGCCGTACCGCGGCTGTTCCTGCTCGCCGTGGCGGGGCTGCTCGTCCTTGCGATCGTCGTTGGTCATCGGCGGTCTCCTCCTGGTGTGCGGTCGCGCGGTGGTGCGCCGTCGCGCGCTGGCGCGGTGTGCTCAGACCATCCTGGCAGCGTCCCCCGCCCGGGGTACGCCCGCGGCGTGATCCGCAGCGACGGCTCAGGCGCCGAAGACCGACTTGTTCGGCTCGGGCGACCCGACGGCCGTGGTGTCGGTGACGATCGGTGCGCCGGCGATGAAGGCCCGCAGCTCGTCGCCGTGCACGACCTTGCTCGGCAGCGGGTCCGACGAGTAGCGCCGGGGCATGTCGGCGATCGGCAGCTCGCCGGGGGAGCCGAGCAGCACGATGTTGCCGAAGCGGCGTCCCTTGAGCATCCCGGTGTCCGCCACCGCCGCCACCGAGGGCAGGACCGACTGCAGCGTCGAGGCCTGCCCGCGGGCGAACGCCAGCCCGGCACCGTCCGCGACGTTCACCGCGATCATCCCGGTCGGGGACAGGAAGGACGCGACGGACCGGTAGAACTCGACACTCGTCACGTGCGCCGGCGTGCGGGCACCGGAGAACACGTCGACGACGGCCAGGTCGACGGTGCCGCGGAGCCCGGCCGGCAGCTTCTCCATGACCTCCCGGGCGTCGCCGTACCGCACCCGGATCGACGCGCCGCGGGGGAACGGCAGGGCGTCCCGGACGTGGTCGACCAGGTCCCGCTCGAGCTCGATCACCTGCTGCCGGGAGCCCGGTCGGGTCACCGCCACGTACCGCGGCAGGGTCAGCGCTCCGGCGCCCAGGTGCAGCGCCGTCACCGGACCCGACGGCAGCAGGTCGATCGCGTGCCCGATCCGCCGGATGTACTCGAACGCCAGGTGCGTCGGGTCCTCGAGGTCGACGTGTGACTGCGGCGTCCCGTCCACCACCAGGGTGAACGACCCCGGCCGGTGCCGGTCGGGCTCGACGACCGCGTACCCCGCACCCACCCGGAACCCGTCGAACGCATCAGCCATGCGTCCATGGAACACCACCCGGCCCCCCGCCCGGTCCCCACCCGTGGGTGGTGGGGCGGCGGACGCGGCCTCGCGACGATGGGACCACCGACCGGGAACACCCCGCCGGCCCACGACCGGGAGGCCCACCCCATGTCCGTCCAGCTCCTCACGAACATCGTCATCGGACTCGCACTCGTCGGGTTCCTCGCCTGGAAGCAGTCCACCTGGCAGTTCCTGGACCCGGCACGGATCTGGCGCGGCCCGGTCGTGATGGCGGCCATCGGCATCGTGGTCCTCGCCCAGAGCGCCGCCACGATCGACCCCCAGGACGTCGTCTTCCTCGGCCTGGAGGCGCTGCTCTCCGTCGGCATCGGCCTGGCGATGGGCAGCCGCACCCGCTTCCGCACCGTCGGTACCCCCGACTCGACGGGCCGCACCCTGCAGTCCCGCACCGGCTGGTCCGGCGCCGCCCTCTGGGTCGCCCTCATCGTCGTCCGCATCGGCCTCGACGTCGTCGGCGCGCACCTCGGTGCGCACCTGCTCACCTCGACCGGTGTCGTCCTCCTCATGCTCGCCGTCAACCGGGCCGCCCGCGCCCTGGTCGTCGACCAGCGCCTCCAGCACGACGCCCGCCGCACCGCCCGCGGCATGATGGTGTGATGACCGAGCTCCGCGGCCCCGAGGGGCGTGCCGCCGGGACCGACCCCGCACGGGGCCGGTCCCGCGCCGGGGTGTCGGTGGGGCTCAACGCGATCGGCATCGTCGTCGTCGCCTTCTGGTTCGTCCGGAACGGCGTCGCCGAGGAACTGCCGCTGTGGGTCTGGCTCGCCGGGGCCGTGGCGCTCGCCGCCTGGGCCGTCCGCGAGTACGGCCCACCCCGCCTCGCCGTGCCCGCCGCCGTGGTGATGGTCGTCGCCGGCGCACTCGCGGTCGTCCACACCGACGGGCTCCTGCTCGTCCCGGTCATCATCGGGCTCGTCGTCCTCGAGGCCGCGCCGACCCTCCCCGTCTGGGTCGCCGTCGTCGCCGCGCTCGTCGCCGTGGCCGTCGTCGCCGCGGTCGCCACGGCCGCCGGCACCTCCGTCGCACTGGTCCTCGGCACCGCCCTCGGCCTGGCGCTCGGCGTCGTGATCGGCGTCAGCCGCCGACAGCTCCGGACGGCCGAGGAGCAGACCCGCGTCCTCGAGGAGCAGGCTCGCCAGGCCGACCGGGACCAGCAGCGGGCGGGCCTGCTCGCCGACCGGGCGCGGGTCGCCCGGGACGTGCACGACGTCCTGGCACACTCGCTCGGCGGACTCGTCCTGCAGCTCGACGCCGTGGAGGCCCTCCTCGAGGCCGGCCGGGTCGACGACGCCCGACAGCGCGCGTCCGACGCCCGCACACTCGCCGCCGACGGACTCACCGAGGCACGCCGGGCGGTCCGCGCGCTCCGCGACGACCAGCCCGGCGACGTGGTCCCCGCGGGTGCCGCCGGACCGGACGCGAGGGACGAGGCGGAGCCGGCACGGGCCTCCCGGCCGACCGGTGACGGCATCGCCGCCCTCGTCGACGCGCACCGTTCCTTCGGCGGCACCGCCGTCGTGCAGGGCGACCTCGACCTGCACGACGTCGACGAGCCCACCCGCGCGGTCGTCGTGGCCGGCGTCCGGGAGGCCCTCAGCAACGCCCGCAGACACGCCCCCGGCCGCCCCGTGTCCCTGTCCGTCATCCGGGACGGCGACGCCGTGGACGTCGTCGTCGCGAACCCGGTCGCCGCCGACGGACACGGTCTGCTCGGCATGCGTGAGCGGTTCGCGGAGCTCGGCGGGGCGGCGACCGTCGAGGCGGAGCGGTCCGACGGCGAGTTCGTCGTCGCGATGCACGTGCCGGTCGCCCGGTCCGCGGGGCGTCCGACGCGCGGCGCCACGACCGGCCGGACCTCGTGACGATCCGGGTGCTGGTCGCCGACGACCAGGCGATCGTCCGGGACGGCCTGGTCACGGTGCTCTCGCTCGTCGACGACCTGGAGGTCGTGGGCGAAGCCGAGGACGGCGCGGCCGCCGTCGCCATGGTCGCGGCGCTGACCCCGGACGTCGTGCTCATGGACCTGCGGATGCCCGTCCTCGACGGCGCTGCGGCGACCGGGCGGATCACCGCGGAGCACCCGGGGGTCGCGGTCCTCGTGCTGACGACCTACGCGGACGACGACTCGATCCTCACCGCGCTCGCCGCGGGCGCCCGGGGGTACCTGACCAAGGACGCCGGCCGCGCGGAGATCGCCACCGCGATCCGGGCGGTGGCCTCGGGGCAGACGACGTTCGACGCGACCGCGGGGGCGGCGGTCCTGGCACGCTTGGCGGCCGGAGCAGCCGGTGCCGGTGCGGCGGCCTCGAGTCCGGCGTCCTCCGGAGCGGCGGGCGGGGTGCCGGACGTGCGGCAGCGGTTCCCGGAACTGACCCCGCGTGAGGCCGACGTGCTGACCCGCATCGCCGAGGGCCGCACGAACCCGGAGATCGCCGCCGAGCTGTTCCTGACCGTGCCGACCGTGAAGTCGTACGTCAACCAGGTCTTCACGAAGCTCGGTGTCCGGACCCGGGCGGAGGCCGTCGCCCGCGTCCTGCGCTGAGGCGGGCCGTCCTCCGCGGCGGCTCGTGTGCTGATCGATGCTCTTGCATCGACGGACAGGAGACGCCAAGCCGGACGCCGTAACGTGGACGGGTCCTCGCGACGAC
Protein-coding sequences here:
- a CDS encoding GNAT family N-acetyltransferase, whose protein sequence is METDPAPTLTGDRVTLEPLSPEHADDLRAAVADGDLWRAWYTSVPAPSQVEADIERRLSEQAAGRMVPFAVRDRPTGRVVGATTFLNLDRANRRVEVGATFLATSSQRTGINTEAKLLLLSHAFETWQCIAVEFRTHWHNTRSRAAIAGIGAKQDGVLRNHSVGPDGSMRDTVVFSVIQSEWPTVRLSLAERLRSHDRAEGARRRSARHA
- a CDS encoding DUF427 domain-containing protein — encoded protein: MQALIGDTVIAEAPETDLIQIEGNWYFPPASVKTELFSESPTQYHCPWKGDTQYWTVTVDGQQHVDAAWSYPQPIPTSFDRVGKDYSGYVAFWKDAKVSE
- a CDS encoding Nramp family divalent metal transporter, with protein sequence MTDTATPVVGQRPPGRRATGLGLLGPAFVAAIAYVDPGNVAANLTAGARYGYLLLWVLIAANASAVVVQYLSAKLGIVTGRSLPELLGLRMRRTPRLLFWAQAEVVAAATDVAEVIGGALALHLLFGVPLVVGGLITGVVSMAILLLQHHRGARTFEAVVTAMLAVLTIGFCAGLLFAQVSPAALVAGIAPRFADSGSVLLAASMLGATVMPHAVYLHSALARDRHGDTAVGPERRRVLVATRWDVALALVLAGGVNIAMLVLAAATLQGVSGTDSIPGAQHAIAENVGPVVGVLFSVGLLASGLASTSVGCMAGAEIMHGLLHVRVPLVVRRLVTLVPAIVLLALRYDPTQLLVISQVVLSFGIAFAIVPLVTYTSRRSVMGDDVNALGTKVLAWLIAAVIVALNVALIVLTVTG
- a CDS encoding CGNR zinc finger domain-containing protein, translated to MRTGQDIRTDAGSSWFFDAGRIALDFAHTGGFADDPDRRRPRGHLGELLATPADLDEWLGLHTEPIDLGATARELQDARALRAAIARLATAAAPAPADSAADRTAVAVGLRAGTGRTRPAPDDIDTVNLFAALPDVPPSLPGGRRRAGANRVRLAQALSSVARDAVALLTEVGFDDVEAEGRPARLSRCSAPDCGLVFYDSSRGGTRRWCSMQRCGNRAKVRAHRARRAAV
- a CDS encoding SprT-like domain-containing protein, translating into MTLLDDVRTRAAELMGRHLPDGSWAFAFDNAKTRAGQCDFARRRITVSRHLATRFTPEDVEQVLLHEIAHALSGPRAGHGPAWRRTARGLGYTGSRLHDGPIASELAPWVGSCPAGHEHFRYRTPTRPLACARCGRRFDERNVITWHRRTEATILDSTDRAGGAPLTR
- a CDS encoding spermidine synthase; translation: MADAFDGFRVGAGYAVVEPDRHRPGSFTLVVDGTPQSHVDLEDPTHLAFEYIRRIGHAIDLLPSGPVTALHLGAGALTLPRYVAVTRPGSRQQVIELERDLVDHVRDALPFPRGASIRVRYGDAREVMEKLPAGLRGTVDLAVVDVFSGARTPAHVTSVEFYRSVASFLSPTGMIAVNVADGAGLAFARGQASTLQSVLPSVAAVADTGMLKGRRFGNIVLLGSPGELPIADMPRRYSSDPLPSKVVHGDELRAFIAGAPIVTDTTAVGSPEPNKSVFGA
- a CDS encoding sensor histidine kinase, with protein sequence MTELRGPEGRAAGTDPARGRSRAGVSVGLNAIGIVVVAFWFVRNGVAEELPLWVWLAGAVALAAWAVREYGPPRLAVPAAVVMVVAGALAVVHTDGLLLVPVIIGLVVLEAAPTLPVWVAVVAALVAVAVVAAVATAAGTSVALVLGTALGLALGVVIGVSRRQLRTAEEQTRVLEEQARQADRDQQRAGLLADRARVARDVHDVLAHSLGGLVLQLDAVEALLEAGRVDDARQRASDARTLAADGLTEARRAVRALRDDQPGDVVPAGAAGPDARDEAEPARASRPTGDGIAALVDAHRSFGGTAVVQGDLDLHDVDEPTRAVVVAGVREALSNARRHAPGRPVSLSVIRDGDAVDVVVANPVAADGHGLLGMRERFAELGGAATVEAERSDGEFVVAMHVPVARSAGRPTRGATTGRTS
- a CDS encoding response regulator transcription factor, whose amino-acid sequence is MTIRVLVADDQAIVRDGLVTVLSLVDDLEVVGEAEDGAAAVAMVAALTPDVVLMDLRMPVLDGAAATGRITAEHPGVAVLVLTTYADDDSILTALAAGARGYLTKDAGRAEIATAIRAVASGQTTFDATAGAAVLARLAAGAAGAGAAASSPASSGAAGGVPDVRQRFPELTPREADVLTRIAEGRTNPEIAAELFLTVPTVKSYVNQVFTKLGVRTRAEAVARVLR